The following coding sequences are from one Arthrobacter crystallopoietes window:
- a CDS encoding DUF4129 domain-containing protein, which produces MIAGYSAVPPFFARPVPAAVPPVTPGEDEARELLIRELAKEPYQEAKPGLLERMLTAVSDWFTDLIESLEGVSPNLGTALIVLAAVLVIGAAIWLVRPRLNARKRAAAEVFDDAVQLTAAEHRRRAAAAAANQEWNTAVAEEFRALVRAMEERVILQPQPGQTADEAAASIAPAFPGHAAEVRRSAALFDGVRYGNLPASEQDYNAVLALDKALAGISPVFGPGVPSDLAVPQ; this is translated from the coding sequence GTGATCGCCGGCTATTCGGCCGTTCCGCCGTTTTTCGCGCGTCCGGTTCCTGCCGCCGTCCCCCCGGTGACCCCCGGAGAGGACGAAGCGCGCGAACTGCTCATCCGTGAGCTGGCCAAGGAACCGTACCAGGAGGCCAAGCCGGGACTGCTCGAGAGGATGCTGACGGCCGTCTCCGATTGGTTTACCGATCTGATCGAATCCCTGGAGGGAGTGAGCCCGAACTTGGGGACGGCATTGATCGTCCTTGCCGCAGTCCTGGTCATCGGCGCCGCCATCTGGTTGGTCCGCCCGAGGCTGAATGCCCGCAAGCGCGCCGCGGCCGAGGTCTTCGATGACGCCGTCCAGCTCACTGCCGCCGAACACCGACGGCGGGCGGCAGCCGCCGCGGCCAACCAGGAGTGGAATACGGCGGTCGCCGAGGAATTCCGCGCGTTGGTCCGGGCGATGGAGGAACGCGTCATCCTGCAGCCCCAGCCCGGCCAGACGGCCGACGAAGCCGCGGCCAGCATCGCGCCGGCATTTCCCGGGCATGCTGCCGAAGTCCGCCGCAGCGCCGCACTGTTCGACGGGGTGCGCTATGGCAACCTTCCGGCATCGGAGCAGGACTACAACGCGGTGCTTGCGCTGGACAAAGCCCTCGCAGGTATCAGCCCCGTGTTCGGCCCGGGCGTACCGTCGGATCTGGCGGTGCCGCAGTGA
- a CDS encoding DUF4350 domain-containing protein encodes MSQATAEGARTDTGHASGQEQTAWSVARQRLRRWAFWLLLGVLLIAAVLVQLLRAPAADREDLSPANPAPNGAMAVAEVLRQQGVEVIPTDSLEQTLRILEDGGTLLFHDPNNYLDPDQLARLSDHGGRTVLIRPGFQQLQELAPEITAAGRVPEDDGPLAAECRTNDDGAGSPELDGRESGTQPAGSISRGGLGYRGPVMCFTFETGAEPAASYVTSADGGTIVLGAGHVLSNEEIVDRGNAALALNTLGSADRLVWYRPSLSDLAVPEEPQSPLALLPAWVAPVTLWLLAVGVLAMLWRGRRLGKLIQEPLPVVVPAAETAAGRARLYQDSKSIRRAAANLRAATLTRLAAKLRLGAGSSAAAVVDAVARHSNRPAVELDRLLRTYIPESESQLVDWAQNLQSLEKEILDQ; translated from the coding sequence GTGAGCCAGGCAACGGCCGAGGGCGCACGGACAGACACCGGGCATGCCAGCGGTCAGGAGCAAACAGCGTGGTCGGTGGCGAGGCAGCGGCTGCGCCGGTGGGCTTTCTGGCTGCTGCTGGGCGTGCTGCTCATCGCCGCCGTCCTCGTCCAGCTGCTGCGCGCGCCTGCCGCCGACCGCGAGGACCTCTCCCCAGCAAACCCTGCCCCCAATGGCGCCATGGCTGTTGCCGAAGTACTGCGGCAGCAAGGCGTTGAGGTGATTCCCACGGATTCCCTGGAGCAGACGCTGCGCATTTTGGAGGACGGCGGGACCCTGCTGTTCCATGACCCCAACAACTACCTGGACCCCGACCAGCTGGCCCGGCTGTCCGACCATGGCGGCCGCACGGTCTTGATCCGGCCCGGCTTCCAGCAGCTGCAGGAACTGGCGCCGGAGATCACTGCCGCCGGACGGGTTCCGGAGGATGACGGCCCGTTGGCCGCGGAGTGCAGGACCAACGACGACGGCGCGGGCAGCCCGGAGCTGGACGGACGGGAATCCGGAACTCAGCCTGCCGGGAGCATCAGCCGCGGCGGCCTGGGCTACCGCGGCCCCGTCATGTGCTTCACGTTCGAGACCGGGGCCGAACCCGCAGCTTCCTATGTCACTTCGGCGGACGGCGGAACAATTGTGCTTGGCGCCGGCCATGTCCTGAGCAATGAGGAAATCGTCGACCGGGGCAATGCCGCCCTGGCCCTGAACACCCTGGGCAGCGCCGACAGGCTCGTCTGGTACCGGCCGTCGCTGTCGGACCTCGCCGTGCCGGAAGAGCCGCAGAGCCCGCTGGCGCTGTTGCCGGCCTGGGTCGCCCCCGTCACGCTGTGGCTGCTGGCGGTGGGCGTGCTGGCCATGCTGTGGCGGGGACGGCGCCTGGGCAAGCTGATCCAGGAGCCGCTGCCCGTCGTCGTACCCGCCGCGGAAACCGCCGCCGGACGCGCCCGGCTGTACCAGGACTCCAAGTCCATCCGGCGCGCCGCAGCCAACCTGCGTGCGGCAACCCTGACCCGGCTGGCTGCGAAGCTGCGCCTGGGCGCCGGAAGTAGTGCGGCCGCCGTCGTCGATGCCGTGGCCCGGCACAGCAACCGGCCCGCCGTCGAGCTGGACCGGTTGCTGCGGACCTACATCCCCGAAAGCGAATCCCAGCTGGTGGACTGGGCACAGAACCTGCAATCCCTAGAGAAAGAGATCCTGGACCAATGA
- a CDS encoding AAA family ATPase, with protein MSDYPQHAPGSMAGTAAQRSAPADGPASSRPDPAGPGISDDRLRQALLDVRSEVAKAVVGQDATVTGLLIALLSHGHVLLEGVPGVAKTLLIRTLSAALSLDTKRVQFTPDLMPGDVTGSLIYDAHTAEFTFRHGPVFTNILLADEINRTPPKTQASLLEAMEERQVSVDGVARKLPEPFIVAATQNPIEYEGTYPLPEAQLDRFLLKMTMNLPDRDAEIEIIRRHSMGFDPRDLQAAGVRPVASVEDLAQARAAVARVSISAEVLGYIVDITRATRSAPSFQLGVSPRGATALLNTAKAWAWLSGRSYVTPDDVKALTLPALRHRVGLRPEAQMDGVQVDDVLHSILTTVPVPR; from the coding sequence ATGAGCGATTATCCGCAGCACGCCCCCGGTTCCATGGCGGGCACCGCGGCGCAGCGATCCGCCCCGGCAGATGGACCGGCCTCGTCCCGTCCCGATCCGGCTGGCCCGGGGATCTCCGACGACCGCCTCCGCCAGGCGCTGCTGGATGTGCGCAGCGAGGTAGCTAAAGCGGTGGTTGGCCAGGACGCCACGGTGACCGGACTGCTCATCGCCCTGCTCTCCCATGGCCACGTGCTGCTGGAGGGCGTTCCGGGTGTGGCCAAGACACTGTTGATCCGCACCTTGTCCGCCGCGCTGAGCCTGGATACCAAGCGCGTGCAGTTCACCCCGGACCTGATGCCCGGCGACGTCACCGGCTCGCTCATCTACGACGCGCACACAGCCGAATTCACGTTCCGCCACGGACCGGTCTTCACCAACATCCTGCTGGCCGACGAAATCAACCGGACGCCGCCGAAGACCCAGGCTTCCCTCCTCGAGGCGATGGAAGAGCGCCAGGTGTCAGTGGACGGTGTGGCCCGGAAGCTGCCCGAACCGTTCATCGTCGCCGCCACGCAGAACCCCATCGAGTACGAAGGTACCTACCCGCTGCCCGAAGCCCAGCTGGACCGTTTCCTGCTGAAAATGACGATGAACCTACCGGACCGCGACGCCGAGATCGAGATCATCCGCCGCCACAGCATGGGCTTCGACCCCCGCGACCTACAGGCCGCCGGCGTACGGCCCGTTGCCTCCGTCGAAGACCTGGCCCAGGCCCGTGCCGCCGTCGCACGCGTCAGCATCTCCGCGGAGGTGCTCGGCTACATCGTGGACATCACCCGGGCCACCCGTTCCGCCCCGAGCTTCCAGCTTGGAGTCTCGCCGCGCGGCGCTACCGCCTTGCTCAACACGGCCAAAGCCTGGGCTTGGCTCTCCGGCCGCAGCTACGTCACGCCGGACGATGTGAAGGCCCTGACACTGCCGGCTCTGCGGCACCGCGTGGGGCTGCGTCCCGAAGCCCAGATGGACGGGGTCCAGGTCGACGATGTGCTGCACAGCATCCTGACCACCGTTCCGGTTCCCCGCTGA
- a CDS encoding DUF58 domain-containing protein, whose translation MALTGRFILLALAGVFPLILFPAGQTALWWCLFLAVVLVADLGLAGSPRKVGLERRIPSSVRLTEECTVELLLTNHGTRRLKAVLRDGWQPSAGAVNPVQRISIPAGERRLLAVRLRPERRGDLLAHHVAVRSLGPLGLAARQLSVPAPARLRVLPPFHAKRHLPSKLHKLRELDGKAAVQIRGAGTEFDSLRDYVRGDDVRSIDWRATARRQAVVVRTWRPERDRRVVIVLDTSRTAAARIDNEPRLDTGIEASLLLAALAERGGDRVDFLAFDRRARATVRSASKGNLLNQLVNAMATVEPELIEADWSQIPAQVHNISSHRSLVVLLTSLDSGSAEESLLPMLAQLTAKHVVVVASVRDPLLEELRAQRGTATEVFRAAAAERALLDRAAITGQIKQLGAEVVDADPHQLPPQLADTYIRLKAAGRL comes from the coding sequence ATGGCGCTGACCGGACGCTTCATTCTGCTGGCACTGGCCGGCGTTTTCCCGCTGATCCTGTTCCCCGCGGGCCAGACGGCCCTGTGGTGGTGTCTGTTTTTGGCCGTGGTGCTGGTGGCCGATCTGGGTTTGGCCGGATCGCCGCGGAAGGTCGGTCTGGAACGCCGGATACCGTCGAGCGTCCGCCTGACCGAAGAATGTACCGTTGAACTGCTGCTGACCAACCATGGGACCCGCCGGCTGAAAGCGGTCCTCCGGGATGGCTGGCAGCCTTCCGCCGGTGCCGTAAACCCGGTCCAGCGGATCAGCATTCCTGCGGGCGAGCGGCGGTTGCTTGCGGTCCGGCTCCGTCCCGAACGGCGCGGGGATCTGCTGGCGCACCACGTGGCCGTCCGCTCGCTGGGGCCGCTGGGCCTGGCCGCCCGGCAGCTTTCCGTCCCGGCCCCCGCCCGGCTGCGGGTGCTCCCGCCTTTCCACGCCAAACGGCATCTGCCCTCGAAACTGCACAAGCTGCGTGAGCTCGACGGCAAGGCAGCAGTCCAGATCCGGGGTGCCGGGACCGAGTTCGATTCCCTGCGCGACTACGTCCGGGGCGACGACGTCCGCTCGATCGACTGGCGCGCCACCGCAAGGCGGCAGGCCGTCGTCGTACGCACGTGGCGTCCGGAACGCGACCGCCGGGTGGTGATCGTGCTGGACACGTCGCGCACCGCGGCGGCCAGGATCGACAACGAACCCCGGCTGGATACCGGCATCGAAGCGTCCCTGCTGCTGGCGGCGCTGGCCGAGCGGGGCGGTGACCGGGTGGATTTCCTCGCTTTCGACCGCAGGGCGCGCGCGACGGTCAGATCGGCCTCCAAGGGGAACCTACTCAACCAGTTGGTCAACGCGATGGCCACTGTGGAGCCGGAGCTCATCGAAGCGGACTGGTCCCAGATCCCCGCGCAGGTCCACAACATCTCCTCCCACCGTTCCCTGGTGGTGCTGCTGACCTCGCTGGATTCGGGCTCGGCCGAGGAGTCCCTGCTGCCGATGCTGGCCCAGCTGACCGCCAAGCATGTGGTGGTGGTTGCCTCCGTCCGGGATCCGCTGCTGGAAGAGCTGCGGGCTCAGCGCGGCACCGCCACCGAGGTCTTCCGGGCCGCCGCCGCCGAACGGGCACTCCTGGACCGGGCGGCCATCACCGGGCAGATCAAGCAGCTCGGGGCCGAAGTGGTGGACGCCGATCCGCACCAGCTGCCGCCGCAGCTTGCCGATACGTACATCCGGCTCAAAGCCGCCGGCCGGCTGTAG
- a CDS encoding DUF4166 domain-containing protein has product MASVYQLAMGQDFALLQPELQEYFSLAAGSGPAASGGAAVGLGTGIFDVAGCPRPALRPLLRLAARDNALFPDYQRNVPFSIENRAQLDADGRPALTAVRTIDFDGGRRTMQDMTLWADGVGLTDVLGRSGTVRTDLACSAGADGRMRLVSRRTSFGADRFRLGLPRLLEAAAFTEQWWDRAEGRFRIRTKVLQRQMGTVLEYQGSFSYRLVPAQG; this is encoded by the coding sequence ATGGCTTCGGTCTACCAGCTGGCCATGGGCCAGGACTTCGCCCTGCTGCAACCCGAGCTGCAGGAGTATTTCAGCCTGGCCGCTGGATCCGGCCCGGCCGCTTCCGGCGGTGCCGCCGTCGGTCTCGGCACCGGGATTTTCGACGTCGCCGGCTGTCCGCGTCCGGCGCTCCGTCCGCTCCTGCGGCTCGCTGCCCGGGACAATGCGCTCTTCCCGGACTACCAGCGGAACGTGCCGTTCAGCATTGAAAACCGCGCCCAGCTGGATGCGGACGGCAGGCCCGCTCTGACCGCCGTCCGGACCATCGATTTCGACGGCGGCCGCCGCACCATGCAGGACATGACCCTGTGGGCGGACGGGGTCGGACTGACGGACGTGCTGGGCCGCAGCGGCACGGTGCGGACAGACCTGGCCTGCTCGGCCGGAGCAGACGGACGGATGCGGCTGGTCTCCCGCCGGACCAGTTTTGGCGCCGACCGGTTCCGGCTGGGCCTGCCGCGGCTGCTGGAAGCGGCCGCCTTCACCGAGCAATGGTGGGACCGGGCCGAAGGCCGTTTCCGGATCCGCACCAAGGTACTGCAACGCCAAATGGGCACCGTGCTTGAGTACCAGGGATCGTTCTCCTACCGGCTGGTGCCCGCCCAGGGCTGA
- a CDS encoding chorismate mutase — MTEPPLAEDFDPSASSLSGEVAPEIMAELLSVRGSIDNIDATLVYLLAERFKATQRVGYLKARYKLPAADPDREAAQIARLRRLAEEAHLDPAFAEKFLNFIISEVIRHHQAISNEHNGGTSRNAEQDESAGV, encoded by the coding sequence ATGACTGAACCACCCCTTGCTGAAGATTTCGATCCGTCGGCCAGCTCCTTGTCCGGAGAGGTTGCCCCTGAGATCATGGCGGAGCTGTTGTCAGTGCGGGGCAGTATCGACAACATCGATGCGACGCTCGTCTACCTCCTGGCGGAGCGGTTCAAGGCCACGCAGCGGGTGGGATACCTCAAAGCACGCTATAAGCTGCCGGCGGCAGACCCGGACCGGGAGGCAGCCCAGATCGCCAGGCTGCGCCGCCTGGCAGAGGAGGCGCATCTCGACCCGGCGTTTGCCGAAAAATTCCTGAACTTCATCATTTCCGAAGTCATCAGGCATCATCAGGCCATTTCCAACGAACACAACGGCGGTACCAGCCGCAATGCCGAACAGGACGAGTCCGCCGGAGTATGA
- a CDS encoding CPBP family intramembrane glutamic endopeptidase, which yields MAAVNWRPVIIFLVLAYALAWLAALPLWLGGGLRDPLFGVYAVLMMFTPAVAALIVSRFVDRPASIPRELGLVEVRPVGRFLLYLGLGLVVPVVLGMGALIVGAWLGVYPADFENFSGFEAALREQTEAVGAPMPAIPIGILVAAQFFNIFIGTIINTVPALGEELGWRGWLLPRLMPLGAPAAIVVSGVVWGLWHAPLILLGYNYQDGPGWLGVLAMCAMCMVFGGVFAWLRLRSHSVWPAALAHGALNASAGLMFVFVMAGSGFSTFHAGVLGWSGWILPLLLIIALGLAGQFRPAASYKVRRTQSPTAKP from the coding sequence ATGGCTGCGGTTAATTGGCGTCCCGTCATTATCTTTCTTGTGCTCGCTTATGCGCTCGCGTGGCTGGCGGCGCTGCCGCTGTGGCTGGGCGGCGGACTGCGGGACCCGCTTTTCGGGGTTTATGCGGTACTGATGATGTTCACGCCGGCGGTCGCTGCGCTGATCGTGAGCCGCTTCGTGGACCGGCCGGCGTCGATCCCGCGGGAACTCGGACTCGTCGAGGTGCGCCCGGTGGGACGCTTCCTGCTCTACCTGGGCCTGGGGCTGGTGGTCCCGGTTGTCCTTGGGATGGGGGCCTTGATAGTAGGGGCCTGGCTGGGCGTTTATCCGGCCGACTTCGAGAACTTCTCCGGATTCGAAGCCGCCCTCCGCGAGCAGACCGAGGCCGTCGGCGCGCCCATGCCGGCCATTCCCATCGGCATCCTGGTGGCCGCTCAGTTCTTTAACATCTTCATCGGGACCATCATCAACACGGTGCCGGCCCTCGGCGAAGAGCTCGGCTGGCGCGGCTGGCTGCTGCCCCGGCTGATGCCGCTGGGCGCGCCGGCCGCGATCGTGGTTTCCGGCGTCGTCTGGGGGTTGTGGCATGCCCCGCTGATCCTGCTCGGCTACAACTATCAGGACGGGCCGGGCTGGCTGGGCGTCCTGGCCATGTGCGCCATGTGCATGGTGTTCGGCGGTGTTTTCGCCTGGCTGCGGCTGCGCTCGCATTCGGTCTGGCCCGCGGCGCTGGCCCACGGCGCTCTCAACGCGTCTGCCGGCCTGATGTTCGTCTTCGTCATGGCCGGTTCCGGATTCTCCACTTTCCACGCCGGCGTGCTGGGCTGGTCCGGCTGGATCCTGCCGCTGCTGCTGATTATTGCCTTGGGGCTTGCCGGCCAGTTCCGCCCGGCGGCTTCATACAAAGTCCGGAGGACGCAAAGCCCGACGGCGAAACCCTAG
- the mnmA gene encoding tRNA 2-thiouridine(34) synthase MnmA has translation MKVLAAMSGGVDSAVAAARAVEAGHDVVGVHLALSRMPGTLRTGSRGCCTIEDSRDAWRACDILGIPYYVWDFSERFKEDVVDDFIAEYAAGRTPNPCMRCNERIKFAALLEKALALGFDAVCTGHYAKVIEDADGNRELHRAADWAKDQSYVLGVLTHEQLKHSMFPLAETPSKAEVRAEAERRGLSVANKPDSHDICFISDGDTRGWLAEKIEMETGQIVDQTGEVVGEHDGANAFTVGQRRGLKLGRPAADGKPRFVLEIRPKENKVVVGPEALLAVDQMRGIKVSWAGVPIAEVESQTEFDCMVQVRAHGDPVAAHAQVEPADDGRPELVVTLVEPMRGVAPGQTMVLYQGTRVLGQATIDSARSLSWDPAQVS, from the coding sequence ATGAAGGTATTGGCAGCGATGAGCGGCGGGGTCGACTCCGCCGTGGCAGCAGCGCGCGCGGTGGAAGCCGGACACGATGTGGTCGGCGTCCACCTGGCGCTGTCCCGCATGCCCGGCACGCTGCGGACCGGCAGCCGCGGTTGCTGCACCATCGAGGACTCGCGCGACGCCTGGCGGGCCTGCGACATCCTAGGCATTCCGTACTACGTCTGGGACTTCTCGGAGCGCTTCAAGGAAGACGTGGTGGATGACTTCATCGCCGAATACGCCGCCGGCCGCACCCCGAACCCCTGCATGCGCTGCAACGAGCGGATCAAGTTTGCCGCGCTGCTGGAGAAGGCGCTCGCGCTGGGCTTCGACGCCGTGTGCACGGGCCACTACGCCAAGGTGATCGAGGACGCGGACGGCAACCGGGAGCTGCACCGGGCCGCTGACTGGGCGAAGGACCAGTCCTACGTGCTCGGCGTGCTCACCCACGAGCAGCTCAAGCATTCCATGTTCCCGCTGGCCGAGACCCCGTCCAAGGCCGAGGTCCGGGCGGAGGCCGAGCGGCGCGGGCTTTCCGTGGCCAACAAGCCGGACAGCCACGACATCTGCTTCATTTCCGACGGCGATACCCGCGGCTGGCTGGCCGAGAAGATCGAGATGGAAACCGGGCAGATCGTGGACCAGACCGGCGAAGTGGTCGGGGAGCACGACGGCGCCAACGCCTTCACGGTGGGCCAGCGCCGCGGCCTGAAGCTGGGCCGCCCGGCAGCGGACGGCAAGCCCCGCTTCGTGCTGGAGATCCGCCCCAAGGAAAACAAGGTTGTGGTTGGCCCGGAGGCGCTGCTGGCCGTGGACCAGATGCGCGGCATCAAGGTCTCCTGGGCCGGTGTGCCCATCGCCGAGGTGGAGTCGCAGACCGAGTTCGACTGCATGGTGCAGGTGCGCGCCCATGGCGACCCGGTCGCGGCCCACGCACAGGTGGAGCCCGCCGACGACGGCCGTCCGGAGTTGGTGGTAACGCTGGTGGAGCCGATGCGGGGCGTGGCGCCGGGGCAGACCATGGTGCTGTACCAGGGCACCCGCGTGCTGGGGCAGGCCACCATCGATTCGGCACGTTCGCTCAGCTGGGATCCGGCACAGGTTTCCTGA
- a CDS encoding cysteine desulfurase family protein has protein sequence MPVYLDHAATTPISAQALAALTTELSRSGNPSSLHGSGRRARRVVEDARESLAGAAGAHPSEIIFTSGGTEADNLAVKGLYWARHDADPGRRKIICSPVEHHAVLDTVEWLATHEGAEIVWLPVDGFGVVSLPALQAELDADASSVALVTVMWANNEVGSVQPVAEIVEAAHAHGIPVHSDAVQAFGSLPVSFKESGLDTMAISGHKIGGPVGVGALLVGRSVKLTPVQHGGGQERDIRSGTLDTPAIAAFAAAAEAAVGNLAEESERLAKLREKLIAGVVSAVPEAVLRGTPDPELSGKRLPGNAHFTFPGCEGDSLLFLLDLAGVESSTGSACTAGVPRPSHVLLAMGLGEDEARGAQRFSLGHTSTAEDVDALLKVLPDAYARAKKAGMAGHMSSIVTAGTERWQ, from the coding sequence GTGCCCGTGTATCTAGACCACGCGGCGACCACGCCCATTTCGGCGCAGGCCCTGGCCGCACTCACTACTGAACTCAGCCGCAGCGGCAATCCTTCCTCGCTGCACGGCTCGGGCCGCCGTGCCCGCAGGGTGGTTGAAGATGCGCGCGAATCCCTGGCTGGCGCCGCCGGTGCGCACCCGAGCGAGATCATCTTCACCTCCGGCGGCACCGAAGCGGACAACCTCGCGGTCAAGGGCCTCTACTGGGCCCGGCATGACGCGGATCCCGGCCGCCGGAAGATCATCTGCTCCCCGGTGGAGCACCACGCGGTGCTGGACACCGTTGAATGGCTGGCTACCCACGAGGGCGCGGAAATCGTGTGGCTGCCGGTCGACGGATTCGGTGTGGTTTCGCTTCCGGCCTTGCAGGCGGAGCTCGACGCCGATGCCTCCTCTGTGGCGCTGGTTACGGTTATGTGGGCCAACAACGAGGTGGGCTCGGTCCAGCCCGTCGCCGAGATTGTCGAGGCGGCGCATGCCCACGGGATCCCCGTCCATTCCGACGCCGTCCAGGCCTTCGGCTCCCTGCCGGTCTCCTTCAAAGAATCCGGACTGGACACCATGGCCATCAGTGGGCACAAGATCGGCGGACCGGTGGGTGTCGGCGCGCTGCTGGTGGGGCGCAGCGTCAAGCTGACGCCGGTCCAGCACGGCGGCGGGCAGGAACGGGACATCCGCTCCGGCACCCTGGATACCCCCGCCATTGCTGCCTTTGCTGCGGCGGCGGAGGCCGCCGTCGGCAATCTTGCCGAGGAAAGCGAACGTTTGGCGAAGCTGCGCGAAAAGCTGATTGCCGGCGTCGTTAGTGCAGTTCCCGAGGCGGTGCTGCGCGGCACGCCGGATCCGGAACTGTCGGGCAAGCGGCTGCCGGGTAATGCGCACTTCACCTTCCCCGGCTGCGAGGGCGACTCCCTGCTGTTCCTGCTGGACCTGGCCGGGGTGGAGTCCTCAACCGGCTCCGCCTGCACGGCCGGCGTGCCGCGGCCCTCGCACGTGCTGCTGGCCATGGGACTGGGCGAAGACGAAGCACGCGGCGCCCAACGGTTCAGCCTCGGGCATACATCGACCGCCGAAGACGTTGACGCATTGTTGAAGGTGCTGCCGGACGCCTATGCACGGGCAAAAAAAGCCGGCATGGCCGGGCACATGTCCAGCATCGTCACGGCCGGCACCGAGCGCTGGCAATAG
- a CDS encoding NAD(P)/FAD-dependent oxidoreductase has product MGTTSIVIAGAGLAGATAAETLRSEGFTGDITLIGAEPHEPYIRPPLSKAYLAGSEDASAALVKDPGWYAENKVDLRQQTAVESVDPAGHSVTLTDGTNLGYGQLLLATGASSRRLDIPGADLEGIHYLRSLEESSALHSALAGGGKKLVVIGLGWIGMEVGATARQLGNDVTLVGPEDVPLGHALGALIGNQFADRHRREGVIIRTGMTPLEFSGGEGTVEEVVLEGGERLPADLVLVAIGAVPNTALAKAAGLAVTNGIDTDQSLRTSAADVFAAGDVANAYHPALGRPLRSEHWANAIAQGKTAARVMLGQDAVNDDIPYFYTDQFDIGMEYSGYFPWATAEPVIRGDLDAMEFIAFWLREGRVVAGMNVNVWDVQDDIQDLIRSGRPVEAVDLSNAAKELKSL; this is encoded by the coding sequence ATGGGGACCACATCAATCGTTATTGCGGGTGCGGGCCTCGCCGGCGCCACAGCCGCCGAAACCCTGCGCAGTGAAGGCTTCACCGGCGATATCACGCTGATCGGCGCCGAACCCCACGAACCGTACATCCGCCCACCGCTGTCCAAGGCCTACCTGGCCGGGAGCGAGGACGCTTCCGCTGCCCTGGTCAAGGACCCCGGCTGGTACGCGGAGAACAAGGTGGATCTGCGGCAGCAAACAGCAGTGGAGTCCGTTGATCCGGCCGGCCATTCCGTGACTCTGACCGACGGCACGAATCTGGGCTACGGGCAGTTGCTGCTTGCTACCGGCGCTTCATCCCGCCGGCTGGACATCCCCGGCGCGGACCTGGAAGGCATCCATTACCTGCGCTCCCTCGAAGAGAGCAGCGCGCTGCACTCCGCTCTGGCCGGAGGCGGCAAGAAGCTCGTGGTCATCGGACTTGGCTGGATCGGCATGGAGGTCGGCGCCACGGCCCGGCAACTGGGCAATGACGTAACGCTTGTCGGGCCCGAGGACGTGCCGCTGGGCCATGCACTGGGCGCTCTCATCGGCAACCAGTTCGCGGACCGGCACCGGCGGGAAGGCGTTATTATCCGTACCGGCATGACCCCGCTGGAGTTCAGCGGCGGGGAGGGCACGGTCGAGGAAGTGGTCCTCGAGGGCGGCGAGCGACTACCCGCGGACCTGGTGCTCGTTGCCATCGGCGCCGTCCCCAACACCGCCCTTGCCAAGGCGGCCGGGCTGGCCGTGACCAACGGTATCGATACTGACCAGAGCCTGCGCACTTCCGCAGCGGACGTGTTCGCCGCCGGGGACGTCGCCAACGCCTATCATCCGGCTCTCGGCCGTCCGTTGCGCAGCGAACACTGGGCCAACGCGATCGCCCAGGGCAAGACCGCGGCACGGGTAATGCTCGGCCAGGATGCGGTCAACGATGACATTCCCTACTTCTACACGGACCAGTTCGATATCGGCATGGAATATTCCGGCTACTTCCCGTGGGCCACGGCCGAGCCGGTCATCCGCGGAGATCTGGATGCTATGGAGTTCATTGCGTTCTGGTTGCGGGAAGGGCGCGTGGTGGCTGGTATGAATGTAAATGTCTGGGATGTGCAGGACGACATCCAGGACCTGATCCGCTCCGGCCGCCCCGTTGAAGCGGTGGACCTATCCAACGCTGCCAAGGAGCTGAAGAGCCTGTGA